In Pseudobacter ginsenosidimutans, the following are encoded in one genomic region:
- the asnS gene encoding asparagine--tRNA ligase, whose protein sequence is MFNKRVKIKDLLATDATGQEVTVMGWVRGFRNNQFIALNDGSTNNNLQVVVELGMLDETTLKRITTSASIKVTGEVVPSLGKGQKLELKAKTFEILGDSDAEAYPIQPKKHSLEFLREKAHLRFRTNTFGAVFRVRHTLAFAIHKFFHEKGFVYMHTPIITASDAEGAGEMFRVTTLPFDNPPRNEDGTIDFKEDFFGKSTNLTVSGQLEGELGATAFGEIYTFGPTFRAENSNTARHLAEFWMIEPEMAFCDLEDNMNLAEEFIRYIIKYALDHNREDIEFLAQRLADEEKSLPQDKRSEMGLLEKLDFVVNNQFERITYTEAIDILLQSPAYKKKKFQYDVKWGIDMQSEHERYLVEKHFKKPVIVTNYPKDIKAFYMRVNDDGKTVAAMDILAPGIGEIVGGSQREERLDVLTSRMADMHVPVEELSWYLDTRRFGTVPHAGFGLGFERLVLFVTGMTNIRDVIAFPRTPKNAEF, encoded by the coding sequence ATGTTTAACAAAAGAGTCAAGATCAAAGATCTGCTGGCTACCGATGCTACGGGCCAGGAAGTTACAGTAATGGGTTGGGTGCGTGGATTTCGCAACAATCAATTTATTGCCCTGAATGACGGCTCTACCAATAATAATCTGCAGGTTGTTGTGGAGCTGGGCATGCTGGACGAAACCACCCTTAAAAGGATCACCACTTCCGCGTCTATCAAAGTGACCGGCGAAGTTGTGCCTTCACTCGGAAAAGGACAAAAACTCGAACTGAAGGCCAAAACCTTCGAGATCCTGGGCGATAGTGACGCAGAAGCCTACCCGATCCAGCCAAAAAAACACAGCCTGGAATTCCTTCGCGAAAAAGCACATCTGCGTTTCAGGACCAACACATTCGGCGCGGTCTTCCGTGTTCGTCATACCCTGGCATTTGCCATTCACAAATTCTTTCATGAGAAAGGATTTGTGTACATGCACACGCCTATCATCACTGCCAGTGACGCAGAAGGCGCCGGTGAAATGTTCCGCGTTACCACCCTGCCTTTCGATAACCCTCCCCGCAACGAGGATGGAACCATCGATTTCAAAGAAGACTTCTTCGGCAAAAGCACCAACCTCACGGTGAGCGGACAGCTCGAAGGAGAGCTTGGCGCTACCGCCTTCGGCGAGATCTATACTTTCGGTCCCACCTTCAGGGCTGAAAACTCCAACACTGCCCGTCACCTGGCAGAGTTCTGGATGATCGAACCAGAAATGGCCTTCTGTGACCTGGAAGACAATATGAACCTGGCTGAAGAGTTCATCCGCTACATCATCAAATATGCGCTTGATCATAACCGTGAGGACATCGAGTTCCTGGCGCAACGCCTGGCCGATGAAGAGAAATCGCTTCCGCAAGACAAACGCAGTGAAATGGGACTGCTGGAAAAACTCGACTTTGTAGTGAACAACCAATTCGAGCGCATTACCTACACGGAAGCCATCGATATCCTCCTGCAATCACCTGCATACAAGAAGAAGAAATTCCAGTATGATGTGAAATGGGGGATCGATATGCAGAGTGAGCATGAACGTTACCTGGTAGAGAAACATTTCAAAAAACCAGTGATCGTAACCAACTATCCGAAAGACATCAAAGCGTTCTACATGCGCGTGAACGATGATGGCAAAACCGTAGCGGCGATGGACATCCTCGCTCCCGGCATCGGTGAGATCGTTGGTGGCTCGCAGCGTGAAGAGCGACTGGATGTGCTCACATCGAGAATGGCAGACATGCACGTACCTGTTGAAGAACTGAGCTGGTACCTGGACACACGCCGCTTCGGCACTGTGCCGCACGCCGGCTTCGGTCTTGGTTTCGAGCGACTGGTTCTCTTTGTTACCGGCATGACCAATATCCGCGACGTGATTGCATTCCCCCGCACGCCGAAGAACGCTGAATTTTAA
- a CDS encoding DUF7619 domain-containing protein, with amino-acid sequence MRFKILLLIISCVGTLNAQLPYGIKWQKNYGGSNVDKAWDLLPLSDSGHLLIGHSFSNDGDVSGHHGSTNTADGWIFRLDANHNIIWQKSAGGSGNDYLTNVIKARDGNYVAIGNSTSGDDDLPGNFGGADIWAIKFDLNGSIIWSKHYGGSGQDSANTIIQLPSGEFMIAGSSKSLDGQVNATNTSAFSIWNFRITENGDFISGLVMGNIEGEYPNHGEDLKILPDGNIIMSVLPATTSVEGAEFPTGMLPTVWLVKLTPQGAVIWKKEADPGNLSRYEPLFCASIQTTTFGITLVESGDMGPMGHDNRAFLMSLLNFDGSNTGLKKFFFYGFDDAGLAGNQSVIVSNRGTVGLSDSSILAAGYYKKRFDASSDFYREDAFLARKNFSKTTPEPLPVFFGGSNEDAFAAVKRDVGSHFVAAGYSASSDGDLTGNHGAFDAWIVGLTDSVNIQKNYIKGRVFLDHNNNQAYDAGDQLFSQLKVKSSKTGLQIISIPYDGYFTNEVDTGNFVSSVMATPFYSVHPVSHNSAFGNYGNEDNVDFAVTLITGLRDYKVSLISLNLDLIPAYEVLYHAIVSNKGTDTMKNQMAVMVKDSRFELVMANPEPAYQSGDTLKWLINSLVPDSTFKAELIFYTAQPPILNLGDTVINSFEVDSMQDLTPFDNMVRLSEKVAPYLEDNGIIADFGESMPLSEYERGDYLSYTIHFQNTGSDTSFNVLILDTLNNKFDPQSLEMISASHPYQLSLVNNNVYQWKFSGIGLVDSGRNAQFSRGSVSFRVKPSPGLNIGSELTNSASIYFDDKLPVRTTHKITISASKPPIPQISGIHSSYCKNDGIKTASIENLSTAGGGTTAEVLINGAATSLAGNQFSFNPSTLNNGANTIKVSFSNSAGISSKEINLDIFVPVTPALDVSASAITVTEQSPAVTISVANPVHAGSDPLYTFAKDKSFTNIIQAYSVSTSITMQPSALTVGENKIYVKMESSETCYTDKYAIDSILIVKSTPTGIADPDFPASNINIGPNPFTSIINISGLQRSKSYLLTIVNASGTVLWKRKVSNTNTYIIQSNGFTTGVYWLHITDEKNKRPLGTMSLYHQQ; translated from the coding sequence ATGCGCTTTAAAATCTTACTCCTTATCATTTCTTGCGTAGGCACGCTAAACGCACAATTGCCTTATGGCATCAAATGGCAAAAAAATTATGGGGGAAGTAATGTAGACAAAGCATGGGATCTCCTTCCGCTCAGTGATTCAGGGCACCTCTTAATCGGTCACTCATTCTCAAATGATGGGGACGTCAGCGGGCATCATGGATCTACCAATACTGCCGATGGCTGGATATTCAGACTGGATGCCAATCACAACATTATTTGGCAAAAGAGTGCAGGTGGTTCGGGCAATGATTATCTCACCAACGTTATCAAAGCGAGGGACGGAAACTATGTTGCAATCGGGAACTCTACTAGTGGAGATGATGATCTGCCAGGAAATTTTGGGGGAGCAGATATCTGGGCAATCAAGTTTGATCTAAATGGAAGTATCATTTGGAGCAAACATTATGGAGGGAGTGGGCAGGATTCGGCTAATACTATTATCCAGCTACCATCCGGCGAATTCATGATTGCAGGAAGCAGTAAGTCTTTAGACGGACAGGTTAACGCAACAAATACATCAGCATTTTCAATCTGGAATTTCAGGATCACAGAAAATGGGGATTTTATCTCTGGCCTTGTAATGGGCAATATTGAAGGAGAATATCCCAATCATGGAGAAGATCTGAAAATATTACCTGATGGAAATATTATCATGTCTGTATTACCAGCCACTACGTCGGTAGAAGGTGCAGAGTTCCCAACTGGTATGCTGCCTACAGTCTGGCTTGTTAAACTGACGCCGCAAGGAGCTGTTATCTGGAAAAAGGAAGCTGATCCTGGAAACCTTTCCCGCTATGAGCCGCTTTTCTGTGCATCCATTCAAACAACTACTTTCGGAATTACTTTAGTAGAATCCGGAGATATGGGACCAATGGGCCACGATAATCGGGCATTTCTGATGAGCCTTCTGAATTTTGATGGCTCTAACACTGGACTTAAGAAGTTCTTCTTTTATGGCTTTGATGATGCTGGTTTAGCAGGAAATCAAAGTGTAATTGTTTCCAATCGGGGAACTGTCGGTTTATCGGATAGTTCCATACTGGCTGCGGGTTATTATAAAAAAAGGTTTGATGCCTCTTCTGATTTTTACCGTGAAGATGCATTCCTGGCAAGAAAAAATTTTTCTAAGACCACTCCTGAACCATTACCCGTTTTTTTTGGAGGCAGTAACGAGGATGCATTTGCCGCAGTCAAACGGGATGTAGGTTCACATTTTGTAGCAGCAGGTTATTCTGCTTCGTCAGACGGCGATCTTACCGGCAATCATGGAGCATTTGATGCCTGGATTGTTGGATTGACAGACTCAGTTAACATTCAAAAAAACTATATCAAAGGCAGGGTTTTCCTGGACCATAATAATAATCAGGCATATGATGCCGGCGACCAACTTTTCAGTCAACTGAAAGTAAAATCATCAAAAACGGGACTTCAAATAATTTCAATTCCATATGATGGGTATTTCACAAACGAAGTAGATACAGGTAATTTTGTAAGCTCGGTTATGGCAACTCCTTTCTATTCCGTTCACCCAGTTTCTCACAACTCTGCTTTCGGCAATTATGGGAATGAGGACAATGTAGATTTTGCCGTCACGTTGATCACAGGATTACGGGATTATAAAGTTTCACTGATTTCACTTAACCTGGATCTGATTCCAGCGTATGAAGTCCTATACCACGCAATTGTCAGCAATAAGGGAACGGATACTATGAAAAATCAAATGGCGGTAATGGTAAAAGACAGCCGGTTTGAACTCGTCATGGCCAATCCTGAGCCTGCTTATCAATCTGGTGATACATTGAAGTGGCTGATCAACTCACTGGTTCCAGATTCTACTTTTAAAGCTGAATTAATTTTCTATACGGCACAACCTCCGATACTTAACCTGGGCGATACAGTCATCAATTCATTCGAAGTAGACAGCATGCAGGATCTGACACCATTCGACAATATGGTAAGGCTGAGTGAGAAAGTGGCCCCTTACCTGGAGGATAATGGAATTATCGCTGATTTCGGAGAGTCAATGCCATTGTCGGAATACGAAAGGGGGGACTACCTGAGCTATACTATTCACTTCCAGAACACAGGGTCAGATACCAGTTTCAATGTTTTGATCCTGGATACCCTGAATAATAAGTTTGATCCACAAAGTTTGGAAATGATTTCGGCCAGTCACCCCTATCAATTGAGCTTGGTGAATAACAACGTGTATCAATGGAAATTCTCAGGAATCGGTCTCGTAGACAGCGGCAGAAATGCGCAGTTTAGCCGTGGATCTGTTTCTTTCAGGGTTAAACCTTCTCCCGGATTAAATATTGGTAGCGAGTTAACCAACTCTGCCTCCATTTATTTTGATGATAAGCTTCCTGTGAGAACCACTCATAAGATTACTATATCAGCATCCAAACCACCAATTCCGCAAATTAGCGGTATTCATTCCAGTTATTGTAAGAATGATGGGATAAAGACTGCTTCCATTGAAAACCTTTCCACAGCAGGTGGCGGCACTACTGCAGAAGTGCTGATCAATGGGGCTGCCACATCATTAGCGGGAAACCAGTTTTCATTTAACCCTTCCACACTAAACAATGGAGCCAACACAATCAAAGTATCCTTCTCCAACTCAGCCGGTATCTCTTCGAAAGAGATAAACCTTGATATCTTTGTTCCTGTAACGCCAGCTCTTGATGTGAGTGCCTCTGCTATCACAGTTACAGAACAATCTCCTGCGGTGACTATTTCTGTAGCAAACCCGGTTCATGCCGGAAGTGATCCATTATACACATTTGCCAAAGACAAATCTTTTACTAATATCATTCAGGCTTATTCAGTATCCACTAGCATCACAATGCAGCCGTCCGCCCTTACAGTTGGGGAGAATAAGATCTATGTAAAAATGGAATCCAGCGAAACTTGTTACACTGATAAGTATGCTATCGATAGCATACTTATTGTAAAGAGTACTCCCACTGGTATAGCCGATCCTGATTTTCCAGCTTCCAATATCAATATAGGCCCCAACCCATTCACGAGCATAATCAATATCTCAGGCCTGCAGCGATCAAAATCATATTTACTTACTATTGTAAATGCATCAGGAACTGTTTTATGGAAGAGAAAGGTTAGCAATACAAATACGTACATTATACAGTCAAATGGTTTTACAACGGGTGTTTATTGGTTACATATTACAGACGAAAAAAACAAAAGACCTCTTGGCACAATGAGTTTATATCATCAACAATAA
- a CDS encoding ExbD/TolR family protein — MAEINMATNTGGAGVRRSKKRSTRVDLTPMVDLGFLLITFFIFTTSMSEPVASKLNMPADGPDSKSPQSGSLTAVLLDDNKVFYYHGKLEEAIQNKVYGTTNFYIANGFGQVIRQKKSYLDSQKPNGSKELILMIKPLEESAYRDVVDILDEVMINDVKTYALMDIDPLEKEIIKKLINEPQPK, encoded by the coding sequence ATGGCCGAAATAAACATGGCAACCAATACCGGCGGTGCCGGTGTTCGCCGTAGTAAAAAACGTTCCACCCGCGTAGACCTCACGCCCATGGTGGATCTTGGCTTCCTGCTGATCACCTTCTTCATTTTCACTACCAGCATGTCTGAGCCGGTAGCTTCCAAACTGAACATGCCTGCCGATGGTCCGGATTCAAAATCGCCTCAAAGCGGTTCCCTGACTGCTGTATTGCTGGACGATAACAAAGTATTCTATTATCACGGCAAACTTGAGGAAGCCATTCAAAACAAAGTTTACGGCACCACAAACTTCTACATAGCTAACGGTTTCGGACAAGTGATCCGCCAGAAAAAATCATATCTCGATAGTCAAAAACCCAATGGCAGCAAGGAATTGATCCTCATGATCAAACCTCTCGAAGAATCCGCCTACCGCGATGTTGTGGATATCCTGGACGAAGTGATGATCAACGATGTAAAAACCTACGCCCTGATGGACATAGATCCCCTCGAAAAAGAAATAATAAAAAAGCTCATCAACGAACCGCAACCGAAATAA
- a CDS encoding isopenicillin N synthase family dioxygenase, which yields MAIPVVNLADFTSGDPELKTSFVNQLGKAYEDVGFVAVKNHGIPDLLIADLYKYVQQFFSLPLDAKKKYEVPGLAGQRGYTSFGKEHAKGSEAPDLKEFFQYGQIVDDNDPVKSEYPDNVKVNEVAAFNATFEKAYRAFEKSGKALLQAIAIYLGLDENYFDAHIHNGNSILRAIHYPPITQEPKSAIRAEQHEDINLITLLVGASADGLQILTKQNEWVGVTSLPEQIVVNVGDMLQRLTNNKLKSTTHRVVNPPRDKWHTSRFSIPFFLHPKSEMSLAALDSCVDASHPKAYPDATAGEYLDERLREIGLKK from the coding sequence ATGGCAATACCGGTAGTAAACCTCGCCGACTTCACCTCCGGCGATCCCGAATTGAAAACATCCTTCGTGAATCAGTTAGGCAAAGCTTATGAAGACGTAGGCTTTGTAGCAGTAAAGAACCACGGTATCCCCGACCTCCTGATAGCTGATCTATATAAATATGTACAGCAATTCTTTTCATTGCCGCTGGATGCAAAAAAGAAATACGAGGTACCCGGACTGGCGGGCCAGCGTGGCTATACTTCCTTTGGCAAGGAGCATGCGAAAGGAAGCGAAGCTCCAGATCTGAAAGAGTTTTTCCAGTATGGACAGATCGTGGATGACAATGATCCTGTAAAATCGGAGTATCCCGATAATGTAAAAGTGAACGAAGTGGCGGCATTCAATGCTACATTCGAAAAGGCTTACAGGGCTTTTGAGAAATCCGGTAAGGCATTGTTGCAGGCCATCGCCATATACCTGGGATTGGATGAAAATTACTTCGATGCGCATATCCATAACGGTAATTCGATCCTTCGCGCCATTCATTATCCGCCCATTACGCAGGAACCGAAATCCGCCATCAGAGCGGAGCAGCATGAAGACATCAACCTGATCACATTACTGGTAGGTGCTTCTGCAGACGGGTTGCAGATCCTCACCAAACAAAATGAATGGGTGGGCGTAACCAGCCTGCCTGAGCAGATTGTAGTGAATGTGGGCGATATGCTTCAGCGTCTCACCAATAACAAACTCAAATCAACCACCCACCGTGTGGTGAATCCTCCGCGCGATAAATGGCATACATCCCGTTTCTCCATTCCATTTTTCCTGCATCCGAAAAGTGAAATGAGCCTGGCTGCCCTCGATAGTTGTGTGGATGCCTCTCACCCCAAGGCATATCCGGACGCAACTGCCGGAGAATACTTAGATGAAAGGCTTCGTGAAATAGGGTTGAAAAAATAG
- a CDS encoding penicillin-binding protein activator LpoB, giving the protein MKKVLLAFTAFAAVSVISVSCAHKVTRIDPNEQVDLSGRWNNTDSRLVAEEMTQTILNNKWVADHLESHKGQKPVVIVGFVTNKSHEHIEAETFVKDVEQSFIQSGRVRLVQGGKKREELRAEKADQQTNSSTSSMKKFGMEQGADYILQGSINSIVDSQKRNKVVYYQVNLELTNIETNEVVWIGDKKIAKYVKN; this is encoded by the coding sequence ATGAAGAAAGTTCTGTTGGCTTTTACAGCTTTCGCTGCTGTAAGTGTTATTAGTGTATCCTGTGCCCACAAAGTGACCCGCATCGATCCCAATGAGCAGGTTGATCTCAGCGGCCGCTGGAACAATACAGATTCCAGGCTCGTAGCCGAAGAAATGACCCAAACCATTCTCAACAACAAATGGGTGGCCGATCACCTGGAATCACATAAAGGACAAAAACCCGTTGTGATTGTTGGATTCGTTACCAACAAAAGCCATGAACATATCGAAGCGGAAACTTTTGTGAAAGATGTGGAGCAATCCTTCATTCAATCTGGTCGCGTAAGACTGGTGCAGGGTGGAAAGAAAAGAGAAGAGCTCCGCGCTGAAAAAGCAGACCAGCAGACAAACTCATCCACCTCTTCCATGAAGAAATTCGGAATGGAACAGGGTGCTGACTATATCCTCCAGGGTTCCATCAACTCCATCGTTGACTCTCAGAAAAGGAACAAAGTGGTTTACTACCAGGTGAATCTCGAACTCACCAATATCGAGACCAATGAAGTGGTTTGGATCGGTGACAAGAAGATTGCCAAATACGTGAAGAACTAA
- a CDS encoding COG3014 family protein produces the protein MQQLPYNNRRALALIPLMLFLFSCVTYNQRIADYYAAMRNNNYTAAEATLEKTKILQAKRNRLLYLFEKGKMAHLMKQYDSSNRYFNEADIFMEDVRTSASDVALGTLLNPMMQTYKGEAFEKFMLHYYKALNYLYLGKPGDALVEARRISLSNYELQDKTKSDNKYNDDAFSLMMQGIIYQQNDDWNNAFIAYRNSVDLFLKNNNSYYGVPIPQQLKQDLLRAADKTGFTDELGRYEKLMNTSYQKYPEPPGGELVLFWENGLAPVKEEQNFFFALTKDGLGNFAFVDPSGSFNIPFNFSAYNINSSDLRLADLRSFRVAFPRYVEQPMYFRNATVTLDNQKYSLEQAQNINTLAFTTLRERFLKEMSTALARLVVKKLAEMAARPKSDDKNKDTKEAIALAIQAFSFATEKADTRNWQSLPHTIYYTRIPLQKGTNQLQFQASGQSSQTINLVVEGRGGQQVQNIVTLR, from the coding sequence ATGCAGCAATTACCTTATAATAACAGGAGAGCATTGGCTTTGATTCCGCTGATGCTCTTTTTATTTTCCTGCGTTACTTACAATCAACGCATCGCCGACTATTATGCGGCTATGCGGAACAACAATTATACGGCCGCTGAAGCTACCCTGGAGAAAACAAAGATCCTTCAGGCTAAACGCAACCGGCTGCTCTACCTGTTTGAAAAAGGTAAAATGGCGCACCTCATGAAACAGTACGACTCCAGTAACAGGTATTTCAATGAAGCGGATATTTTCATGGAAGATGTGCGTACATCCGCGTCTGACGTAGCATTGGGCACCCTGCTCAATCCCATGATGCAGACCTACAAGGGTGAAGCCTTTGAGAAATTCATGTTGCATTACTACAAAGCTCTCAATTACCTCTACCTAGGAAAGCCGGGCGATGCCCTTGTGGAAGCAAGAAGGATCAGTCTTTCCAACTACGAATTGCAGGACAAAACAAAAAGCGATAACAAATACAATGATGATGCCTTCTCCCTCATGATGCAGGGCATCATCTACCAACAGAATGACGACTGGAACAATGCCTTCATCGCTTATCGAAACTCCGTTGATCTCTTTCTGAAGAACAATAACAGTTACTACGGAGTGCCTATCCCGCAACAACTGAAGCAAGATCTGCTCCGCGCTGCCGACAAAACAGGATTTACGGATGAGCTGGGACGTTATGAAAAACTGATGAACACCAGCTACCAGAAATACCCTGAGCCGCCCGGCGGAGAACTGGTGCTCTTCTGGGAAAATGGATTGGCGCCGGTAAAAGAGGAACAGAATTTTTTCTTCGCACTCACTAAAGATGGTCTCGGTAACTTCGCTTTTGTAGATCCCTCCGGTTCTTTCAATATTCCATTTAACTTCAGTGCCTATAACATCAATAGTTCAGACCTTCGCCTCGCTGATCTTCGTTCTTTTCGTGTAGCCTTCCCACGTTATGTGGAACAACCCATGTATTTCCGGAACGCGACCGTTACTCTCGACAATCAAAAATATTCACTGGAGCAGGCACAGAATATCAATACCCTCGCCTTTACAACGCTTCGCGAAAGATTTTTGAAAGAGATGAGCACTGCACTTGCACGTCTTGTAGTGAAAAAGCTGGCGGAAATGGCAGCAAGACCCAAGAGTGACGATAAGAATAAAGACACGAAGGAAGCCATCGCCCTGGCCATCCAGGCGTTTAGCTTTGCAACCGAAAAAGCCGATACCCGCAACTGGCAAAGCCTGCCACATACTATTTATTATACAAGGATCCCACTTCAGAAAGGAACCAACCAATTGCAGTTCCAGGCCAGTGGACAAAGCAGCCAAACCATCAACCTGGTAGTGGAAGGCAGGGGCGGACAGCAGGTTCAGAATATTGTGACACTCCGATAG
- a CDS encoding PadR family transcriptional regulator has protein sequence MNIENTQSQMRKGILEFCILSIIRRGEAYPSDIVDEMRGANLQILEGTLYPLLTRLKNADMLTYRWVESNSGPPRKYFSLTPKGDEFYMELQATWNELANAVNTLASKKDSLTSSAGANAIEPDPNTSN, from the coding sequence ATGAATATCGAGAATACACAGAGCCAGATGCGCAAAGGGATTTTGGAGTTCTGCATTCTCTCCATTATCAGACGGGGTGAAGCTTACCCCAGTGATATTGTAGACGAGATGCGGGGCGCCAACCTGCAGATCCTTGAAGGAACCCTGTACCCCCTGCTAACCCGTTTGAAAAATGCAGACATGCTCACCTATCGCTGGGTGGAAAGCAACTCGGGCCCTCCGCGCAAATATTTTTCTCTCACTCCAAAAGGCGATGAGTTTTATATGGAACTGCAAGCCACCTGGAATGAACTGGCCAATGCCGTAAACACACTGGCCAGCAAAAAGGATTCTCTTACTTCATCCGCAGGAGCCAACGCCATTGAACCTGATCCCAACACTTCCAACTAA
- a CDS encoding PspC domain-containing protein — protein MKKVININFQGRVIPIEETAFDLLKQYIDSLRSYFAREEGRDEIINDIESRIAELFSERLKKGAVCITDQDVNEVSASIGRPEDFEDDGGSTTQETTGEESKQSQQQQSTQSAGSQQYATGRGRLYRNTDDKILGGVCSGLANYLGIDPVILRIIFVILMAPLFWVYIILWIVVPGKSVQTNITKRLYRSSDDKVIAGVAGGLAAYFHIDTWIPRLIFALPLILALVSGPFDFFWNDWGFWGPKFITGSLGWTLFITYVILWIAVPVAVTASEKLEAKGERVDINSIADTVKEDLKGFQQKAEKWGQEVKQSAQQFGSKAQEFGKEAGEQFKTYTGEASSRVQGSGLGHAIGVIFKALFMLIAGGIAVALFIAVMWVLFGGFNIFPLKAFILEGFKQEVLAWLSLILFLGIPIVAVLTWLIRNIAGVKKNKYIGFAFGTLWTIGLICVIVLSGLIARNFRSHEKVYEDARTLTNTNGRLLVDIKQDKRLYSSDWFGFDADEDWPFYAVSPDTLLISMVRVKVVKSPDSTYHAKLVKMSRGRTPEVARNLAGQINFTPVVENNTLYLPEGFLISRDEKWRSQGVLLILEVPVGKRVTLDRSLDRYEHFDIQVNRRDRYDSDLDREWHWLEYGKEYVMTKDDGPRKVEDMSEGELKKGNFKLKIKDGDTEINAEINTNDSNQKEDHNPNNDYRYKGREERKEKTDSTAKKVAI, from the coding sequence ATGAAAAAGGTCATCAACATAAATTTCCAGGGCAGGGTGATCCCCATCGAGGAAACTGCCTTCGATCTGCTGAAGCAATACATTGATAGTTTGCGCAGCTACTTCGCCCGGGAGGAAGGACGTGATGAAATTATCAATGATATTGAAAGCCGCATCGCTGAACTGTTCTCCGAAAGACTGAAGAAAGGCGCTGTTTGCATTACCGATCAGGATGTGAATGAAGTAAGCGCCAGCATTGGCCGTCCCGAAGATTTTGAGGACGATGGAGGCAGCACTACCCAGGAAACAACCGGCGAAGAGTCAAAGCAATCACAGCAACAGCAATCCACCCAGAGTGCCGGCTCACAGCAGTATGCTACCGGCCGTGGCCGTCTCTACCGCAATACTGATGATAAGATCCTCGGTGGCGTTTGTTCCGGTCTTGCCAACTATCTCGGCATCGACCCTGTGATCCTCCGTATCATCTTCGTTATACTGATGGCGCCATTGTTCTGGGTGTACATCATCCTCTGGATCGTGGTTCCCGGAAAATCAGTACAGACCAATATCACCAAACGTCTTTACAGAAGCAGTGACGATAAAGTGATTGCCGGTGTGGCAGGTGGTTTGGCTGCCTACTTCCATATCGACACCTGGATCCCCCGCCTGATATTCGCCCTCCCGCTGATCCTGGCGCTGGTATCCGGCCCTTTTGATTTCTTCTGGAACGATTGGGGCTTCTGGGGACCTAAATTCATCACAGGCTCTCTCGGCTGGACCCTCTTCATCACGTACGTGATCCTCTGGATTGCAGTACCGGTGGCCGTTACAGCTTCCGAGAAACTGGAAGCAAAAGGTGAAAGAGTAGACATCAATTCCATTGCCGATACAGTAAAGGAAGATCTCAAGGGCTTTCAGCAGAAAGCTGAAAAGTGGGGACAGGAAGTGAAACAATCTGCCCAGCAATTCGGAAGCAAAGCCCAGGAGTTCGGAAAAGAAGCAGGTGAACAATTCAAAACATATACAGGAGAAGCAAGCTCAAGAGTACAGGGCTCCGGTCTGGGACACGCCATCGGTGTGATCTTCAAAGCGCTCTTCATGCTGATTGCCGGCGGTATTGCTGTGGCTCTCTTCATTGCAGTGATGTGGGTGCTCTTTGGTGGCTTCAATATCTTCCCGCTGAAAGCCTTCATCCTCGAAGGATTCAAACAGGAAGTACTGGCCTGGCTTTCGCTCATCCTTTTCCTTGGCATTCCTATCGTTGCTGTACTTACCTGGCTGATCCGCAACATCGCTGGCGTGAAAAAGAACAAATACATCGGGTTTGCATTCGGAACGCTCTGGACCATCGGACTGATCTGTGTGATCGTTCTGAGTGGACTGATCGCCCGCAATTTCAGATCGCACGAAAAAGTATATGAAGATGCAAGGACTCTCACCAATACAAACGGCAGACTGCTGGTAGACATCAAACAGGACAAACGTTTATACTCCAGTGATTGGTTCGGTTTCGATGCAGATGAAGACTGGCCTTTCTACGCAGTTAGTCCGGATACACTCCTCATCAGCATGGTAAGAGTGAAAGTGGTGAAAAGCCCGGATTCCACCTACCATGCAAAGCTGGTGAAGATGTCACGTGGACGTACACCCGAAGTTGCAAGGAACCTCGCCGGCCAGATCAATTTTACACCAGTAGTTGAGAACAATACACTTTACCTGCCTGAAGGCTTTCTTATCAGTCGTGACGAAAAATGGCGCAGCCAGGGTGTATTGCTGATTCTTGAAGTACCTGTTGGCAAACGCGTAACATTAGACCGTAGCCTGGACAGATATGAACACTTCGATATCCAGGTGAACCGCCGTGATCGTTATGATTCAGATCTGGACCGCGAATGGCACTGGCTTGAATACGGCAAAGAATATGTAATGACGAAGGATGACGGCCCTAGAAAAGTGGAAGATATGAGTGAAGGGGAACTGAAGAAAGGAAATTTCAAATTGAAGATCAAAGACGGCGATACTGAGATCAATGCAGAGATCAACACCAACGATTCGAATCAAAAAGAAGATCACAATCCCAATAATGACTACCGCTACAAAGGACGTGAAGAAAGAAAAGAGAAAACCGACAGCACAGCAAAGAAAGTAGCAATCTGA